From a single Sorghum bicolor cultivar BTx623 chromosome 5, Sorghum_bicolor_NCBIv3, whole genome shotgun sequence genomic region:
- the LOC110435762 gene encoding replication protein A 70 kDa DNA-binding subunit B-like isoform X1: MQKSKPRKLYLSDLTHGPTADAVCVRVMRKWSYDGNEPGGPIRYIGLVLADEKGNSIYGHIIERDVQTKGSLLEVDSTYHITKFYVKTSKQTYVPFDKELMIEFTSFTNISVMKNPPNGFPQYVYTITPYSQINPVYPSSTKYIDILGIITSVENVVHQRIRNKEKVVPMREILIKNLSDEELKITLWAEHATSFKLPETSTSEPVHSIVVLFVGCLPKTMERKTQVSGGNGCRWYFNPDIKEAQAFYKSLQKKPVPVYQAPPPDPSLQEPVLPIILEHKKLSELNDLDPFEFPEQGCKCTVTITSIPPEKKWWYIGCAKCKKAPKEETSTFWCGPCKCSESKTLYKFSFNAADDTTEAQFFAYDDPARNIIHRNVIAVLNQLRKESGFPRFLTDVVSKKFTFSIGLSDDSFGQMEDRTYVVKSVIIDHQQQAHKAKQQLLTEPSANTSAIVPTMMDNMQTIKSSTQYEPATPIPDIITNEASLQQDTPPPNTTPDATPKPTETRSISMDKEKTLVQRALFADHVNISKEQAQSSMNAATSTNEMLSTDIHQDFPGVIKQSRNSTSAPNTDKDMVTDENLQSDDLPYNFLNQQSHLTLEHKAKKHKTDESINQGRSSNQKSTTAKPTE, encoded by the exons ATGCAGAAATCCAAGCCGCGCAAGCTGTACCTCTCAGACCTCACACATGGACCAACAGCAGACGCAGTGTGTGTTCGTGTGATGAGGAAATGGAGTTATGACGGTAATGAACCTGGTGGTCCAATCCGTTACATAGGTCTTGTGCTTGCAGATGAAAAG GGAAATTCCATTTATGGTCATATTATAGAGAGGGATGTTCAAACCAAAGGATCTTTGCTTGAGGTTGACAGCACATACCACATCACAAAGTTCTATGTAAAGACATCCAAACAAACATATGTTCCTTTTGATAAGGAGTTGATGATTGAGTTTACATCTTTCACCAATATAAGTGTGATGAAAAATCCGCCAAATGGTTTCCCACAGTATGTCTACACCATCACTCCTTACTCACAGATAAATCCTGTCTATCCATCATCAACAAAATACATCG ATATATTAGGCATCATCACTTCAGTTGAAAATGTGGTGCATCAACGAATCAGGAATAAAGAAAAGGTGGTTCCAATGAGAGAGATTCTCATAAAAAACCTGAG TGACGAGGAACTTAAAATTACGCTGTGGGCTGAACATGCAACAAGTTTCAAGTTACCTGAGACATCAACCTCAGAACCAGTTCACTCTATTGTCGTTCTCTTTGTTGGTTGTTTACCAAAAACCATGGAAC GCAAAACTCAGGTAAGTGGAGGAAATGGTTGTCGCTGGTATTTTaacccagacatcaaagaggcaCAAGCTTTTTACAAGAG tcTCCAGAAGAAGCCTGTGCCAGTATATCAAGCACCTCCACCAGATCCCAGTTTACAGGAACCAGTACTTCCAATTATATTAGAACACAAAAAGTTAAGCGAACTTAATGATTTGGATCCATTTGAGTTCCCA GAACAAGGTTGTAAATGCACTGTCACAATCACCTCAATTCCTCCAGAAAAGAAATGGTGGTATATTGGCTGTGCAAAATGCAAAAAAGCTCCCAAGGAAGAAACATCAACATTTTGGTGTGGACCATGCAAATGTTCAGAAAGCAAGACACT GTACAAGTTCTCATTTAACGCTGCAGATGATACAACTGAAGCACAATTTTTTGCATATGATGACCCAGCACGTAACATTATTCATCGGAATGTAATTGCAGTGCTTAATCAACTCAGGAAAGAATCTGGTTTCCCACGTTTCCTAACAGATGTGGTCTCAAAAAAATTCACTTTCAGTATTGGTTTATCAGATGACTCATTTGGACAAATGGAAGACAGAACTTACGTTGTCAAATCAGTCATAATAGATCATCAACAGCAAGCCCATAAAGCAAAACAACAATTGCTTACTGAGCCATCTGCTAATACTTCAGCAATTGTACCTACTATGATGGACAATATGCAAACAATTAAATCTAGCACCCAATACGAACCAGCAACTCCTATACCAGATATCATTACCAATGAAGCTTCTTTG CAGCAAGATACACCTCCACCAAATACTACACCTGATGCAACACCTAAACCAACTGAAACACGCAG TATTAGTATGGATAAAGAAAAGACACTGGTTCAGCGAGCTTTATTTGCAGATCATGTTAACATAAGCAAG GAACAGGCACAATCATCTATGAATGCCGCTACAAGCACTAATGAAATGCTATCCACAGATATCCATCAGGA TTTCCCTGGTGTGATTAAGCAATCTAGAAACAGTACATCAGCTCCAAACACAGATAAG GATATGGTTACTGATGAAAACCTCCAGTCCGATGACCTCCCTTACAACTTCCTGAACCAGCAATCTCATCTGACATTAGAGCATAAAGCCAAGAA GCATAAAACTGATGAATCTATCAACCAGGGGAGGTCTTCCAACCAGAAGTCTACAACAGCAAAACCCACAGAATAG
- the LOC110435762 gene encoding replication protein A 70 kDa DNA-binding subunit B-like isoform X2 produces the protein MQKSKPRKLYLSDLTHGPTADAVCVRVMRKWSYDGNEPGGPIRYIGLVLADEKGNSIYGHIIERDVQTKGSLLEVDSTYHITKFYVKTSKQTYVPFDKELMIEFTSFTNISVMKNPPNGFPQYVYTITPYSQINPVYPSSTKYIDILGIITSVENVVHQRIRNKEKVVPMREILIKNLSDEELKITLWAEHATSFKLPETSTSEPVHSIVVLFVGCLPKTMERKTQVSGGNGCRWYFNPDIKEAQAFYKSLQKKPVPVYQAPPPDPSLQEPVLPIILEHKKLSELNDLDPFEFPEQGCKCTVTITSIPPEKKWWYIGCAKCKKAPKEETSTFWCGPCKCSESKTLYKFSFNAADDTTEAQFFAYDDPARNIIHRNVIAVLNQLRKESGFPRFLTDVVSKKFTFSIGLSDDSFGQMEDRTYVVKSVIIDHQQQAHKAKQQLLTEPSANTSAIVPTMMDNMQTIKSSTQYEPATPIPDIITNEASLQDTPPPNTTPDATPKPTETRSISMDKEKTLVQRALFADHVNISKEQAQSSMNAATSTNEMLSTDIHQDFPGVIKQSRNSTSAPNTDKDMVTDENLQSDDLPYNFLNQQSHLTLEHKAKKHKTDESINQGRSSNQKSTTAKPTE, from the exons ATGCAGAAATCCAAGCCGCGCAAGCTGTACCTCTCAGACCTCACACATGGACCAACAGCAGACGCAGTGTGTGTTCGTGTGATGAGGAAATGGAGTTATGACGGTAATGAACCTGGTGGTCCAATCCGTTACATAGGTCTTGTGCTTGCAGATGAAAAG GGAAATTCCATTTATGGTCATATTATAGAGAGGGATGTTCAAACCAAAGGATCTTTGCTTGAGGTTGACAGCACATACCACATCACAAAGTTCTATGTAAAGACATCCAAACAAACATATGTTCCTTTTGATAAGGAGTTGATGATTGAGTTTACATCTTTCACCAATATAAGTGTGATGAAAAATCCGCCAAATGGTTTCCCACAGTATGTCTACACCATCACTCCTTACTCACAGATAAATCCTGTCTATCCATCATCAACAAAATACATCG ATATATTAGGCATCATCACTTCAGTTGAAAATGTGGTGCATCAACGAATCAGGAATAAAGAAAAGGTGGTTCCAATGAGAGAGATTCTCATAAAAAACCTGAG TGACGAGGAACTTAAAATTACGCTGTGGGCTGAACATGCAACAAGTTTCAAGTTACCTGAGACATCAACCTCAGAACCAGTTCACTCTATTGTCGTTCTCTTTGTTGGTTGTTTACCAAAAACCATGGAAC GCAAAACTCAGGTAAGTGGAGGAAATGGTTGTCGCTGGTATTTTaacccagacatcaaagaggcaCAAGCTTTTTACAAGAG tcTCCAGAAGAAGCCTGTGCCAGTATATCAAGCACCTCCACCAGATCCCAGTTTACAGGAACCAGTACTTCCAATTATATTAGAACACAAAAAGTTAAGCGAACTTAATGATTTGGATCCATTTGAGTTCCCA GAACAAGGTTGTAAATGCACTGTCACAATCACCTCAATTCCTCCAGAAAAGAAATGGTGGTATATTGGCTGTGCAAAATGCAAAAAAGCTCCCAAGGAAGAAACATCAACATTTTGGTGTGGACCATGCAAATGTTCAGAAAGCAAGACACT GTACAAGTTCTCATTTAACGCTGCAGATGATACAACTGAAGCACAATTTTTTGCATATGATGACCCAGCACGTAACATTATTCATCGGAATGTAATTGCAGTGCTTAATCAACTCAGGAAAGAATCTGGTTTCCCACGTTTCCTAACAGATGTGGTCTCAAAAAAATTCACTTTCAGTATTGGTTTATCAGATGACTCATTTGGACAAATGGAAGACAGAACTTACGTTGTCAAATCAGTCATAATAGATCATCAACAGCAAGCCCATAAAGCAAAACAACAATTGCTTACTGAGCCATCTGCTAATACTTCAGCAATTGTACCTACTATGATGGACAATATGCAAACAATTAAATCTAGCACCCAATACGAACCAGCAACTCCTATACCAGATATCATTACCAATGAAGCTTCTTTG CAAGATACACCTCCACCAAATACTACACCTGATGCAACACCTAAACCAACTGAAACACGCAG TATTAGTATGGATAAAGAAAAGACACTGGTTCAGCGAGCTTTATTTGCAGATCATGTTAACATAAGCAAG GAACAGGCACAATCATCTATGAATGCCGCTACAAGCACTAATGAAATGCTATCCACAGATATCCATCAGGA TTTCCCTGGTGTGATTAAGCAATCTAGAAACAGTACATCAGCTCCAAACACAGATAAG GATATGGTTACTGATGAAAACCTCCAGTCCGATGACCTCCCTTACAACTTCCTGAACCAGCAATCTCATCTGACATTAGAGCATAAAGCCAAGAA GCATAAAACTGATGAATCTATCAACCAGGGGAGGTCTTCCAACCAGAAGTCTACAACAGCAAAACCCACAGAATAG